The following nucleotide sequence is from Citrus sinensis cultivar Valencia sweet orange chromosome 6, DVS_A1.0, whole genome shotgun sequence.
ACTTGCTTTataactcttttttattttcagctTCGACCAAATTGTTTCAGCTTTGTAGAATTTGAATCTATTAGCTCCATGCAAAATGCACTTAAGGTACGCACATATATGTAatgttaatttctttattagcatttttaacaaattcataattaattaataagtaatGCTAGGCATCTTAACATTTAAGTATCAATTTGAGTCCCAACTGATATAATATTCATCCATTAGATAGTGGTTATATAAAATACATCATCCAATAGATGGGTGACATATGGTATTGTGACTCAATTTCGGACTCAAATGTTTAAGatcctaaaaattattttaatttgtttttcttcctactttttaaatttcaatttactaattttcttGACACAATTAATTACGTATTTTGCAGGCTTCTCCGATCACATTTGGTGATCGAAAAGTTTACGTGGAGCAGAAGAAAGGCAAGTTGAACTGTTTGAGGAGATTTAGTTTTTTACGGGTTTTAACAGctcttataattttcataatatttcgTTGCTTGCTTAATGTCAAAACttcaacccccccccccccccccccccccccccccaccaaaaaaaaaaaagaatgtttTGTGAGCGAAATGTTTATTATAGAGGTAATTGGATATTATGAAAATGGTGAGAAATAAGTTTGTTGGTTCGTGATCTGAAAATAgtttttggaaataaagatataatcaaatttgttgctaataaaatttaaatataatataacatagAAAATAgtgggaaaataaaaaaaaacttcatattgttttgaaacattttacaaaagaattgaaaatgTGGGAGCTatatttatgtcttttttGGATGTTATAAACAGGAGGAAATGAAGCAGTGAGTGTGAGAAGAAATGTTGGAAGTACTTCTCAAAACGACAATGTGAGGGGTCGAGTGAACGCTAATGGAAGGATCAACAATGCTCAGGCTGCTGTGGCCACCGGTCGTGGTGCCGGAGAAAGCCCTAGAACAGCTCAGAAAGCAAATCAAAATGATGGTGTTAGAGGTGGTCGTCAAGGCCAAGTTGAGAAGAAGTAAGCTACTTCAAATTAATTGCGTTACCAACAATACATATTTAAGGCTTTTCAATCTCTAAACCCGATCCAAATTGACCAggaagaatttatttattgaagaaTTCGCGAaagattttgccatccctaattatgaaattttttcatttcctAGTAATTAAATACagcatttaattttgttttgttttcagaaATACAGGTTCTGCTCAGGCACCAAAAGCAGCAGCCAGGGCAGCTAAAAAgtgattgaaaattatttggttCGTAATCAGTTAAATATCATTTCTTTGGGTGTGGCCTGGGAACATTAAGTCCTCTGGTGTTGCATGCCCTTCTCGTTGCAGTCAGAAGCCACTccctgcaaaagaaaaattgtaattgttcaactatattacattttttttttcaaattttcaatcaaaattatatattttttcacattCTTCCCTCtcaatatttctttattcaagCATACATTTGCACTAACAAATGTTTTAGCTCAAGTCCAGCTCATTAGAATCTTTAATGTCATGGGAAAAATTGTGGAACTTATTTGAGTGAACTACCAGAACGAAttgggaaaacaaaaaagggaTAAGCTATGAAGTTACTAAAATATAAACCTAATTCTGCTAAGCAATGAAAATGATTTCGAGCTTAAACCTGCTTTCCAATCACAGGGTTTATTATGTAACATTTGgatatagaaaaaataatttgtttaggAGAATTTATGCATGGAGACGGACGTCACAGGAATTATGCACTTTATCTTTGATAGCTAGTGACTGTCAGAGCTTATCTTTCATGGCTAGTGATTTCATTCCACAacaattatgaattaaaaagcCACAACATCTCAATCCTGAACCTGCTCtatgtataaataaaacagGACTGCAACAATAACAATTGCTTCCAACACCAagtgaagaaaattttgtacATAGGAAGTATGATTGATACTACTGTCTAGACCTTACCAAGCATTGATTACATCAAAATTCCTCCTTTCTTTCACTTGGCAAGGAAAGTGAAATTTCTATTTAGCCATGACAATGTTACCGACTTGAGTAAGTTATGTAATACGATTCAACTTCTTTTCATGGTAGTCTGaaatttaagagcagcatttCTCGTACTTGTAGTAAGATCACTTCAAATGTTTGATTATCTAGTTCTTGTCTTGACGAACTTGCCTCGTGAAGTCTTCTTCTCCATCTTTTCCCTCTTTTTGCGAGTCTTTTCATCCTCCGTGTCTCCCTAGTTGACAAAAATCATAGTTTAAAACAGAGTTGgtatttatatgttattattacCTTCCAAGATAAAGTGGACAAGTGTGAATAATGTCTACCTCTGAACCTTGCGGCAAAAATCCTTTAATGAAACCAAAGGATTGGTACGCTCCAAATGCTGGTATCTGCAACATGGAAAAGAAACTATAGTTACATCTTGACATCTATCTTCATTTGTCTTACCTAAAGCAGTAATTCTCCAGCAAGTACCTAACACCACTATCTGCAAATATTTCATAATTGGTAACAATTTATACGTACACGTCTTCTACTACCTTGGgcaaaaggggaaaaaaaaaacctaattaTTTGAAGGGTAAATCATATGATGCATACAAATGGCTGcatttaatataaaagaaaaactaaagcaatttTGAAGACTATGTTTACACATGTGCTCTCACTTTTTTGACATGGACACACTTCTTTCTTTCCTATGTATAAGGGTATCTCTAAGAAGGGACACAATGATACCCATAAACTCCAAATCTTAGCATTAGCTTGAGCGAAATGAGTGGTTCGTGCAACTTAAATTCCAGGTATTGAGTATGGAAGAACAAGTTCTTTACCACTCAATCACATATTACAGTGCTACATGGGAAAAACTTATAgaataattccaaaaaaagACATGGGAAAAATAACACTGTAGAGGGATGACTTCTATTTTGTAAAGATCTTCTTACCCAAGAAGGGACAACCTAACAAGAGTTACGGAGACAAGGGGATGCGCGGGGAGTGGGTGTTGGGGAACTTGTATAAAGCTTCCTTAGTCTTACAGCATGTGTTACTATTTCCTCAAAGTATGCTATCATCCTGATCTATGGTAGGTAATATGAGATATCTCAAACCAAACACTAGTAAagttttatcaatattatagtATCCTATTGGAACTTGATTTTTATGTATCTCGTATAAAAAATGAGTTTATCATGTAAATTAGACAATAAAAGCTAAAAATGATGATAAAGAGGTCGGACGTGAGGgttggttggggggagggggggggggggagaggGAAGTAGAAGTtaacaataatgcaaataaaaAGGTTCCAAACAGTCTACAAAGTGTTGACCATTTTGCTACAAGAGTCTATTCAGACCTGAACAATTGAGCTGATTCAGTATCTGGAAACAGAAAAATTTAACAAGCCCTGATAAACTCATGATAAAAAGCATGTGCTGGCAGACAACAGGCTACCCAAACATAACTTCCCAATAGCGACCATTCATATAATGACATAAGAAACGAAAAAGAAAGCTGCCTCACAATGaccaacaaataaaaacagaCAAAAGGGAGACCAACTGTGgagaaatatttgttttatcaGTCACTCCAGCTAAAGAGCAACTTTcctattgaatttttttttttttttttttgggaactCATTTTCTATTACCTATTCTACCAATATAATTCAAAGTATGATCTTATGCATATACAAGTTGGTCTCAATCACCAAACTCTGAGCTACATACCACACTGAAAGccttataacaaaaatattcaagTTTAGGCATATATAAcacaatttataaagaaaatttaagtaaatgaaTCTTACCACCAGATATGTGTACCAAAATTTTTCAGAGAGAATGGACATGACTTGCACAAAGCTTGTGATGTAGATAACATCATGTAAATAGCTGCAAGAGATGACCAACCATAAGACTGTTCTTGTTATATACAGAAGCAAATAACCAAGCAAGAAATTGCAATTGGTATTCACAACAGCTGGAAGCAATTTGTTGTTCGTATACAGAAGAGTAAAACATGAACTAGAAtactaaatttagaaattagtGTTTGATGAACTAATGACAGAGGAACACTGTAACAACATCAAATATGAAAAGTActctcaaaataataattcgactTTCGTTATGGCTCAACTCTAAGGTTATCTTTCAGATAGACGACTATCCCTCCCCTACAGTAAAAATGGAAAGGTTATTGATGACACAAGAATAGATGATAGGGTTATTCTAATAAATCATATAAGAAATGAGGGGAAGATACGAGGAAGGGTATTCAGATTAATTCACAATTGTCAAcaagatggaaaaaaaatctaaggtagtttttaagtgaaattgttttttGGCTAATTATAGCAGgccaaattttggaaaatcaAGTATATCAAAATCCTTAACAAAATGCACATCACTGTGCAGAATTGTATCTGTCTTGAAACAAACTACTCTATTTGCATAAGGCACAGAGATACTAGAATGGCCCTAAAATCAGTCAGCATTTAGCAAATGAACGAAGCATCTACACAATCAGCAGGCAACAGCAAGGATTTCTATCATTATTTGCATCTCCATGTGATTATATTATAGATCAGTGATGATTCTTTCTAAAATCAATCATTTTGGCTGATGTAAGCACTGCAATCTACAtgtaccaaaaaaattaaagttggaGAAACAGAGTGCTTATACATTATCCTTCGGTTTAAACCAACAAACAAAACCATCTTCCATAACCTTGATTACTTACCAGTTCAGAAGCCTTTTGACAAGCACTTCATCAAAGGTCATATCAATTAGCAGCTAGCAGCAAAATTATGTATGCATGTTTGTTTTCTATTCAATTTGTCTATGCACTTCATGTATATCAAAGTTATCAGGTACTTTGCCATCTTTAAACTGATTTATGATTacttacaaaaaattataatattattagctAAGGTGCACTAAACTACAATATAATTGTGGTCAAAATAGTTGCCAGTTTAGTCAACGAATAAAAGAGTGCTATAACATGAATCGTAGAAACATCATTTCTTGTTCCTAATGGTATGGTTACATTTCCAAGACTAAAAAGAACCAAACCCCTTATTTCAATCACTTATTTAAGGAAATATGCCGGCTTAAATTAACCATGCCCCGTTTACAAACATCACAGAACCAGAGATTAAATTGGAAGGAAATAAATGTGAACATGAGGAGCACATACCCACAAATTCCACCAGTGCTCATATCAAATCCACCATCAATAAGTTCCCCATCATCAGTATATGTAGGTTTTGCCATCGCAGAAAGCTGTTGATATGGAATCGCATATGCCACAGATGTCAAAACTAGACCCACCCAGTGCTTCCATGTGAATGTGGAATGAAAGATAATCATCCTCACCACGAAATATATAACCTGAATATACACAATTTACGATATCAACTTAGTAAATTAAGCTAACAATTACAGGTTTAACAAGGAACAAACAGGGAAATTTGaagcaagaaaacaaaaatgaccCATCAGACAATATATCATTATCAAAAATCTAATTcctaataaaaagaaaatcaagtaATTATTATCAAATCAAGAGATTAAGATCAAACTATTTAAGGCATAAAGCTATTAAATAAGGAAATGATAAGATGATGAGAAAATACATTGCAGGCAATAATGAGACGGCGTAGCTTTTCCATATGCCGTGCGTTCTCTTCCTTGCGCTTCTTGGCTCCTTGATTAGCCATCTctcttttctatctttccgGTCTCTGATTTACACACAGGAAAAATAGTcagagaagaagatgaagatacTCTAAATTGAAGAAGACCAAACTACTTATGTTTGTTGGTCTGGATTGGCCATGCCCAACCTGGTACCATTCCTTGAAGTAAGTTCTTTGATCAAGGTTCCTCTatcaaaactaatttttaaatttaccatTCGCAAAATATCCATTCAAAACCTACCATACCTCTTTAACATAATCCCACAGATAGTATTTTCATACTATTTCCAGCGACATTGAAATTTGAACACTATTCTAGCATCTAAAAGTGTAAAATATCATTTGTCAGTTTAGCACTGGATGCAATATTGTgtcattcaaataataataataataataataattttatttggcgACTATTTTTATGTCATTCAACACATATTTACTCATAAACAGTGAAactttaataaatcaaaatgacTGAAAAacaataggaaaaaaaatcaatcaataatttcataatcagATTTTATCTAGTGTATAAATTACAACAAgaatattgaacaaaaagaaCTGAGGTAAGCTTGCCTATTGATCATCTCCGTCTTGCTTCTATATAATTGGAAATTGTaattattcattcatttttaagctaattaaaa
It contains:
- the LOC102614264 gene encoding uncharacterized protein LOC102614264, with amino-acid sequence MANQGAKKRKEENARHMEKLRRLIIACNVIYFVVRMIIFHSTFTWKHWVGLVLTSVAYAIPYQQLSAMAKPTYTDDGELIDGGFDMSTGGICGYLHDVIYITSFVQVMSILSEKFWYTYLVIPAFGAYQSFGFIKGFLPQGSEGDTEDEKTRKKREKMEKKTSRGKFVKTRTR